ATGATCGCCGCCTCGCCTGGGCCCATGCTCTGGGCAGCGCCGAGCTGCGGGAGCACGGTCAATCCCACCACGAGCATCCCCATGAAAGCACCCGTCGCCACGGCGTACGCGCGATAGGCGGGGATCCGCAACAAGTCCACGGGGATCGCGGGATCAGATGCGCGCCGTTCCACGCGGATGAGGCCGGTGGCGCTGGCTGCCGCGACGAGGATCAGTCCACCTGGCCCCCACCACGGGATGCCGGCCCCGAAACCCAGCCCGAGGGCGGTCACCACGGCGGCGATGGTTACCCCGAAGAGGACAGCGCCGGCAAGGTCGAAGTGATCGGACACCTCGGGGCTGCGAAGGCCCGGAAGCCCGAGCGTGGCCAAGGCCGCGATGGCGGCGACAGCCCCCGGCGCGACGAAGACGAGGGGCCAACCTCCGATGGCCATGAGGGCCTGGGCAACGATCGGTCCCAGCGCCAGGCTGCTGCCCAGCACGGCGCCCGCGTAGCCGTACACCCGACGCCGCTCTTCCGGCGGGTACACGGCCAAGACCATCGACGATCCACCGGCGGCGCACATGGCCGCCCCGACGCCGGCGACCACGCGAAGGGCTACCAGAGACAACAGGTCCGGAGCGAGGGCGGACAAGACCCCGGTGCCTGCGACGACGATGTTGCCGACGGCGAAAAAGCGGGTGCGGGCGGTCCGATCCGCTGTCGCCCCCGCCAGCAGTAGGGCTGCAGCGAACAGCCCGTTGTAGGCGAGGACGATCCACGGACCCAGGGCATCCGAACCGGGCAGCTGCGCGGTCACATCGGGGACAGTTGCTGTCGCGCCGGTGATTGCGAGTGGGAACACCGCGGTAGAGATGAGGTCAGCGACAAGGACACGCCGACGTTGACGAACAGACAAGGCGAACATGGGTGCGCTCCGGAACAAGGGAAATCCGAGCGCCACGAAGGCGCTCCTGGCCAAGGGTCAGGAGCGACGGCGAGAACTGGGGTTTTGCGCCGCCGCTCTCAGCGACGGCGCACCTTGTCTGTTTTCGGCACGCGCACACCCTAACAGCCGCCTCGGGCGAGGCTTCGAGGTGGTGTTCCGGCTGTGGAGTGAGCAGCTGGACCTGGTCGCCGAGAGCGGCGCCGACCTGGGACGCGGGCGCGATGTGGCGGGCGCTGGAGACCGAGATCGGGCAGCGCGGAGGAGGCCATGGCCGCCTCCGCGCTGCTGGGAGAGCTGATCGATACCGCGTTCGCCGAGTACGGGCGGATCGCCAAGACCCTGCACCTTAGGAGCTTGCCCGTCGACAGCGGACGACAAAAAGCAAAGGCAAGGAGGTCACCCACTCCCTGCCACTCTCAACGTATAGCGCACCGGGGGGCTTGCGGCAAGACCCAGGTCGTGCTGCAGAATCGGCGGCCGAGGCCAGAACCTGCGGAAATCAGGGATTCGCGAAGGTGTTCTTTGTCGACGTGTGGGTCTCGCGGAACGTCGAACCGGTGGAACCCGCGGTGCGGTTGCGGGAACTCGGCGCGGAGGTGCGGGTGTGCGCGCCGCCGGACTGCGGAGCAGCTGGCCGAAACGCAACCTTGTTGAATGGGGGGTTTTCATGATTGCCGTGATCGTTGCCGGCGGCGGACCGACCGGCTTGATGCTGGCCAGCGAGTTGCGGCTGCACGGCGTGCACGCGCTCGTGCTGGAGAAGGAGGCGGAGCCGACCAGGTATGTCCGCGCGCTCGGTCTGCACGTGCGCAGCGTCGAGGTGATGGACCAGCGCGGTCTGCTGGAGCGGTTCCTCGCGCTCGGCCGGCAGTTCGCGGTCGGCGGTTTCTTCGCCGGCATCGACAAGCCGTGGCCCGACCGGCTGGACACCGCGCATCCGTACGTCCTCGGCATCCCGCAGACCACCACCGAGCGTCTGCTGACCGAGCACGCCACCGAGGTCGGCGTCGAGGTCCGGCGCGGCTGCGAACTGGTCGGGCTGAGCCAGGACGAGGACGGGGTGACCGTCGAGCTGGCCGACGGCACGCAGCTGCGCTCGCGCTACCTCGTCGGCTGCGACGGCGGCCGCAGCACGGTGCGCAAGCTGCTCGGCGTCGGCTTCCCCGGTGAGCCCGCCAAGGTCGAGACGCTGCTGGGCGAGCTGGAGGTGACCGAGGATCCGGCGACGGTTGCCGCCATCGTCGCGGAAGTCCGCAAGACCCAACTGCGGTTCGGCGCCATGCCCCTCGGGGACGGGGTACACCGCCTCGTCGTGCCCGCCGAAGGAGTGGCCGAGGACCGCACGGTTCCGCCGACCCTCGAGGAGTTCAAGCAGCAGCTGCGGGCCTTCGCGGGCACCGACTTCGGCGCGCACTCACCGCGCTGGCTCTCCCGCTTCGGTGACGCCACCCGGCAGGCCGAGCGCTACCGGACCGGCCGGGTGCTGCTGGCCGGCGACGCGGCGCACATCCACCCGCCGACCGGCGGGCAGGGGCTCAACCTCGGCATCCAGGACGCGTTCAACCTCGGCTGGAAACTGGCCGCCGAGGTCAACGGCTGGGCACCGGAAGGGCTGCTGGACAGCTACCACACCGAACGGCACCCGGTGGCCGCCGACGTGCTGGACAACACCCGCGCGCAGATGGAGCTGCTGTCCCTCGAGCCGGGCCCCCGGTCAGTGCGCCGGCTGGTCTCGGAACTGATGGACTTCGAGGAGGTGAACCGGTACCTGATCGAGAAGATCACTGCGATCGGGGTCCGCTACGACTTCGGCGAGGGGCATGAACTGCTCGGCCGGCGGATGCGGGACGTGGAGTTGAAGCGGGGGCGCCTCTACGCGCTGATGCACGGCGGCCGCGGACTACTGCTCGACCAGACCGGCCGGCTCTCGGTGGCGGGCTGGGCAGATCGGGTCGACCACGTCGTCGACGGCAGCGAGGAACTGGACGTGCCCGCGGCGCTGCTGCGGCCGGACGGCCACGTGGCGTGGGTCGGTGAAGACCAGCAGGGGCTGCTCAGCCAGCTGCCCAGGTGGTTCGGCGCTGCCGTCAGCTGAACGCGCAGGTGTGGCTCGAAAGGGCGGGACCTATCTGCGGCCGAGGTCGGCGCGGTCGGTGCCGTACCCCGCCAGCTCGAAGCCCCCGCGAAGTACGCCGACCCCAGCAAGATCAACCTCATCGGGATTTCCCCATCCGAAGTCAAGGACGTTCCGAGGTAGCAGGTGCTTCCCGGGATGTTCCAGTACCGGATCGTGACATCTGGTCCTGGTGCTCTCGAAACCGGCGTGTGATCTTGTGGCACTCCGCCCGGCGGAGCTCACCGGGCCCGACCTGGCCGCGTACGAGGATCGCCGGGACTCGTTCCTGGCCAGGGGCGTGCCGCTGGAGCTGGCCGAGCGGGTGGCCCGGCATGGTGCCCGCCTACTCCACGCTCGACCTGGTGGAGGTCGCCTCCCTGGCGGGCCGGCCGGTCAACGAGGGGGGCGAGGTCTATTTCGGCGGCGGTCTCGCGGGCCAGGCAGACGCTGTCGGAGATCTGGGAGAGCGACAACTTCGACCTGGCCACGCTCTCGGTCGCGCTGCGTGCCATCCGCACGCTGGTGGCCGCCAGCAACCTCCCGCACACGGAGGCCTAGGCTCCGCTGCTGTGGCGGTATGTCAGCCGCCGCAGCAGCACCTCCGCCGGGCCCCGGTACCCGGCCCGGCGCATCCACTCCGCCAGGAGGATCGAGACCGCCCAGATCGCGACGGCGATCCCGGAGGCCTCGGCGAAGCCCAGCTCGCCGCCCAGATCCAGGGTGAACGGGTAGAACAGCACGAGGAACACCACCGACTGGAACAGGTAGAACGTCAGCGACCGCTGGCCGAGCGCGGCGAGGGCGGTGGTGAAGGGACCGCCTTCCACCCGCGTCGCGACGAGGCCGATGAGGGCGGCCAGGGCGATGCCGCCGGCGTAGCCGGTGAGGGTGTGCGCGAGGACGGCGGCCGAGGGCGCGGGAGGCGTCCACACCCCGGCCATCAGCAGGGCCCCCGCGAGCCTGCCGATGAGCGCGACGCCGAGGCCGATCACGGTGACGCGGCGCAGCAGGGTCTGGTGGCGCTCGGGCTCGTCCAGGATCCGGCGGCGGGCCGCCCAGATGCCCAGCAGCATGCCCGGTACGACGTCGATCGTGCCCAGGACCGTCTTGAACGGCCACAGCTGGAGGCCGGACAGGAGATGGGAGCCGAGATCGGCCGGCATGGACCCGGCCGGCGTGATGGGGACGGCGCCGGCGTACGCCAGAATGATCGGTCCGGACACCACGAGCGCGGCCGGGGCGAGGGCCAGGGCGGCCGTCCAGCACAGCACCGAGTCGCGGGCCCGCACCAGCGGGGCGAGCACCAGCAGCGTGAACCCGTACACCGCGACGATGTCCAGCGGCACGAGCAGCACACCGTGCACGAAGCCGATGACGATCAGCCAGCGCCCCCTGCGCCGCAGCAGCTTCCTGAGCGAGATCCAGTCGCCTCCCTTCGCCTGATGCCGGCACGCGAGCTGCCCCAGCGCATAGCCGAACAGGAACACGAACATGGGCCGGGCCTGGTTGTGAGCGAGCAGGTGATCGAGGAACGCGGCCACGCCGTCGAGAACGCCGGGACCCGCCCCGGAGACGAACACCGGCGCGTGCGCCAGCGCGATCGCCAGCAGCATGAACCCGCGGGCCAGGTCCGGCGCCAGAGACCGGCCGGTCGAAGTCATCACGGTCATGGCGTCACCCGATCCGCTGCAGCACGACCCCGAGCCGGGCCCGCCACCGCTCGTCGCCGTGCGCGGGGTCGGCGCCGAGCACCTCGACCCGGCCCGCCGAGCGGGCGCGGAAGCCCTCCAGGATCTCGATCGTGGTGGTCTTGCCGACCCCGTTCGGGCCTAAGAGGGCCAGCACCTCGCCGTGCCGGGCCTGGAACGTGACGTCGTGCAGGACGTCGGCCGAGCCGTAGCGCATGCGCAGCCCGTCGACGTCGAGCACGACCTGCTCACTCTTGGTCATCAAATGAACTCTCTTCATGATCGGACGCCCCCGCGCCAGGACGCGTGCCGGCGGAGTCTCGCCGCGAGGGCATGACGGATCGCACCCCGGGCCGGCGACGGCCGGGGTGTGGGAAAGGAAGGAAATGGGTGGGGAGTGCCGTCCGGGGAAAGGCGGGCGGGCTTACCAGCTCTCGTGCGCGAGCGTCTCCTGGACGCGCGCCATCAGCTCGCCCCGGTCCACACCGGCCAGGGCGAGCGCGCGAGGCACGGTGCCGACCGCGATGTCCAGGACGCCGAGCAGCATTCGCACGCCGGACTAGCGCCTGGCGAGCTTGCTGGTACCGCGCGCGGGCGTGGTGGAGGCGGAACGCAGTCGGAGAGCTCCTTATGACTTGGCGGCGTCGACGCCGAGATCGGCCGCTTGGAGATGCCCAGCCGGTCGCCGATGTCGGTCCCCGACGGCCCGGGTCGCGGGCGGCCTGAACGTAGTGGTCGAGGACCGCACGTACCCCCAAGCAGAACAACAGTCGCATGGATCCGAATGGTGCGCCGCCGTCGCGGCTTGGGCGGACGGCAGTGCAAGGAGCGGCTACTTCGTGGGGAGGCCGACCGCGTTGGCCGCGTCGGCCTCGAAGTATTCCGTCGTGGCGAAGGCGCCGGCGTGATCCTCGAAGAAGCTCCTGACGCCGTCGATCGAGTCATGAATGACGACGTTCACCGCCTTGGTCCCGTCGGTGCTCGCCACCGCCAGCGTCCACTTGGCACCCTTGGGAAGCTGGCCGTACGCCTTCTTCAGGGAATCCCAGAAACCGTCGGTGTCGGAAATCGTGGAAACAGCCATGACGTGCATCTTGGCATCCTCCTCATTGACTCTCGGATTTACTCGGCAATTGGTGTGAAGATACTGTGCGGCACCATTCTTGAAGTCGTAGATCGCGACGGTCTGAGGGTCTTCGAGCGGATCGTCCGAAGGCATCAAGAAGTGGGTCTCGCTGATCGGGAGCAGTTCGTAGTCGAGCTGTTCTGGTTTATTGAGGAGTTGCGCCTCCATGGGGTTCAGGGTGAATTTGAGGTGGAGCTTCCCGCGTTCGGCCGCCACTTCGTATCGGGTGCCGGGGCGCTCGTAGGAGCCTTCGTACCTGGACAGATCGAGGGCCAGGGTCGGGTCGGGCTCCGGCAGGTCGGGGATCGTGACCGCGCCGAGGTCGGCCAGGATTTCGTTGAACACCTTCCGGTAGAAGCTGTCGCGCGGCCCGGCGTTCGCCAGCATCGAGACGGCGATGTTCGATTCCGGCAGGATCCGCAGGCGGGCGCTCTGGCTGACTGCGCTGCCGTCGTGGGCGTAGACGGTTTGGCCGTGCCAATCGCACACGATGAGGCCGAGTGCCCATTCCGGCCCGAACATGTACGGGTCAGGTACGGGGACCCGCGACTCCGTCATCTCGCGGATGATGCCGGGTGAGACGATTCTGGTCCCGTTCGGCGCCTTTCCTTCGTTAAGGAAGACGTACGCCATCGTGAGCAATTCCCGGGCTGTCGTGTTGACGTTGCCTCCGGGGCCGAAGGAGCGCGGCAGGTGACCCAGCGGTGAGAGGATGGGTCCCTCTTCGAGGGATCGGATCAGGTATCCGGTCGCGGCCCGGTTCTGGTCCGCGTGCTCACGCCGGCTGCTCGTCGAGGTCAGTCCCAAGGGGTCGAACAGGCGATCCTTCATGATGTCGTCCCACCGCTTGCCGTCGATCACCTCCATGATGCGGGCGAGGATCGCGTAGCCCAGGGCCGCGCTGTAGCCGTGAGTGTGGCCCAAGGGGTGGACCTGGCATGCGCCGGCGATGTTCTCCACCATGCGCTCGTACACGTCGTCGTCCTCGCCAGGATCTCCGTAGTTCTCCTCGATGCCGTTGGTGTGGTTGAGGAGATGGCGGGGTGTGACCTTGGCGCTGACGTCGGGGTCGGCGACCCGGAAATCAGGAAGGTAGGTCCGCACCGGCTCGTCCAGGGCGACTTTCCCCTCGTCGACGAGCTGCATGAAGGCGAGGGCGGTCCATGTCTTGGATACGGAGCCGCACTGGTAGATGGTGTCGGTCGTCGCAGGCTCCCGCGTGGCAATGTTCTTGACGCCGACCGCGAAGTCGGTGATCTCCCCGTCGCTGAGGACGCCGATCGCGGCACTCGGAATTCGGTACTCCGCGAGCAGCTCGGAGACGCGAGCTCGTATCCGGGTCACATCCAACGCTCTTGCCATAAGGGGGTTCCTCGTCCTGTCCGATTCTTTCCAAGCGGGAAAAGGCTACGTTGCATTTCAAGCCTCGTCAACGACGAGTCTCATTGATGCGCTTGAAATCCTGGGCTTTCGTGTCAATCGTTGCAACAGCATTGTTGATAAATGCAATCCATATCGACCAGCCGTTGCAATGTACTGTTGGTGAACGCACCCGTGGACCCGAACCGACAGGAGGGCGAGCCGATGCCCGGAGGCAGGCTGACCCACGAGGATCGCCGGCAGATCGCGATCTGGCTGGTCGAAGGGCTGGGATACGCCGAGATCGCCCGGCGGCTGGGCAGGCCCACGTCCACGATCAGCCGCGAAGTGGCACGCAACAGCGCGCCCGGCGGCTACCTGGCCGACCGCGCCCAGCAGGCCGCCGGGCAGCGCGCCCGCCGCCGCAGACCGGTTCAGGCCACGGAGCCACCGGCCGACGGGCGGCCGGCCGAGTCCGTGCGCGGTTTCGTGGAGCAGTTCGCGACGCTGCTGGTCGGGACCGGCCTTCCCCGGATGTCCGCTCGAGTGTTCGTCTGCCTGCTCACCTCCGACTCCGGGAGCCTGACGTCCGCCGAACTCGTACGCCGGCTACAGGTCAGCCCGGCGTCGGTGTCCAAGGCCATCGGCTACCTAGAGGCGATCGAGCTGGTCAGGCGCACACAGGATTCCGGCCGCCGCGAGCGGTACGTCATCGACGACGACGTCTGGCTCCGAGCGTTCAAAGCCGACACCGGGGCACACGCCGAGGTCGCGGCGGCCGCGCGGCACGGGATCGAGATCTTCGGTGCCGGCACGCCCGCCGGCACCCGGCTGGGCCAGATGGCTCAGTTCTTCGCCTGGATCAGCGAGCAGATGAACGACAGCGGCCTCACCGACGCCGTCGTGCGCGACGCGCTGACGGTGCTGGCCGCGCTGGTGTACGCCGCTCGGCCACTCACCGTGGACGAACTGGCCACGGCACTGGACTGGCCCGTCCGGCGGGCGGTCGACGCCCTGGACGCGATCAGCCGTCGTCCGATCCTCTCCGACCCGCTCGCCGTGGAGCGGCTCGGGCGCGGCGCGTACGCTATCACCCCGAGGCCCGACCGCCTGAGCTCCGCGCAACGCGACGCACTGATCGTCAGTCCGCGCTCGACCCGAGTGCCTCGGAAATGACGAAGCCGGATAGACGTCGCAACCGCGATCCCTCCAGCCAGACCCGCGCCTGCCGGACAGCGTCGCAGGAGCTTGGATCCGCTTCCGAGATTACGAAGCGCGGTCCGAGCGCCCGCCCCACCCGGCTCCCGCCCGCCTACGACATCCTCCTGAGCGAGAGTGAGCGGGCGGTG
This window of the Nonomuraea africana genome carries:
- a CDS encoding DUF418 domain-containing protein codes for the protein MTVMTSTGRSLAPDLARGFMLLAIALAHAPVFVSGAGPGVLDGVAAFLDHLLAHNQARPMFVFLFGYALGQLACRHQAKGGDWISLRKLLRRRGRWLIVIGFVHGVLLVPLDIVAVYGFTLLVLAPLVRARDSVLCWTAALALAPAALVVSGPIILAYAGAVPITPAGSMPADLGSHLLSGLQLWPFKTVLGTIDVVPGMLLGIWAARRRILDEPERHQTLLRRVTVIGLGVALIGRLAGALLMAGVWTPPAPSAAVLAHTLTGYAGGIALAALIGLVATRVEGGPFTTALAALGQRSLTFYLFQSVVFLVLFYPFTLDLGGELGFAEASGIAVAIWAVSILLAEWMRRAGYRGPAEVLLRRLTYRHSSGA
- a CDS encoding GbsR/MarR family transcriptional regulator; the encoded protein is MPGGRLTHEDRRQIAIWLVEGLGYAEIARRLGRPTSTISREVARNSAPGGYLADRAQQAAGQRARRRRPVQATEPPADGRPAESVRGFVEQFATLLVGTGLPRMSARVFVCLLTSDSGSLTSAELVRRLQVSPASVSKAIGYLEAIELVRRTQDSGRRERYVIDDDVWLRAFKADTGAHAEVAAAARHGIEIFGAGTPAGTRLGQMAQFFAWISEQMNDSGLTDAVVRDALTVLAALVYAARPLTVDELATALDWPVRRAVDALDAISRRPILSDPLAVERLGRGAYAITPRPDRLSSAQRDALIVSPRSTRVPRK
- a CDS encoding serine hydrolase gives rise to the protein MTRIRARVSELLAEYRIPSAAIGVLSDGEITDFAVGVKNIATREPATTDTIYQCGSVSKTWTALAFMQLVDEGKVALDEPVRTYLPDFRVADPDVSAKVTPRHLLNHTNGIEENYGDPGEDDDVYERMVENIAGACQVHPLGHTHGYSAALGYAILARIMEVIDGKRWDDIMKDRLFDPLGLTSTSSRREHADQNRAATGYLIRSLEEGPILSPLGHLPRSFGPGGNVNTTARELLTMAYVFLNEGKAPNGTRIVSPGIIREMTESRVPVPDPYMFGPEWALGLIVCDWHGQTVYAHDGSAVSQSARLRILPESNIAVSMLANAGPRDSFYRKVFNEILADLGAVTIPDLPEPDPTLALDLSRYEGSYERPGTRYEVAAERGKLHLKFTLNPMEAQLLNKPEQLDYELLPISETHFLMPSDDPLEDPQTVAIYDFKNGAAQYLHTNCRVNPRVNEEDAKMHVMAVSTISDTDGFWDSLKKAYGQLPKGAKWTLAVASTDGTKAVNVVIHDSIDGVRSFFEDHAGAFATTEYFEADAANAVGLPTK
- a CDS encoding MFS transporter codes for the protein MFALSVRQRRRVLVADLISTAVFPLAITGATATVPDVTAQLPGSDALGPWIVLAYNGLFAAALLLAGATADRTARTRFFAVGNIVVAGTGVLSALAPDLLSLVALRVVAGVGAAMCAAGGSSMVLAVYPPEERRRVYGYAGAVLGSSLALGPIVAQALMAIGGWPLVFVAPGAVAAIAALATLGLPGLRSPEVSDHFDLAGAVLFGVTIAAVVTALGLGFGAGIPWWGPGGLILVAAASATGLIRVERRASDPAIPVDLLRIPAYRAYAVATGAFMGMLVVGLTVLPQLGAAQSMGPGEAAIMLSLLTVPSTVLPLLAARLARRLARQLVTTALFACTVTAVILQVTNHPAALLVAAGVIGLCLGLTEGVPDGQALHYVPSQRGGAGAALFSTTRMSLETVTLAAATGVMAALGPSSGMAVAGAMCLAAALIVQRAVPSRDA
- the rox gene encoding rifampin monooxygenase, with protein sequence MIAVIVAGGGPTGLMLASELRLHGVHALVLEKEAEPTRYVRALGLHVRSVEVMDQRGLLERFLALGRQFAVGGFFAGIDKPWPDRLDTAHPYVLGIPQTTTERLLTEHATEVGVEVRRGCELVGLSQDEDGVTVELADGTQLRSRYLVGCDGGRSTVRKLLGVGFPGEPAKVETLLGELEVTEDPATVAAIVAEVRKTQLRFGAMPLGDGVHRLVVPAEGVAEDRTVPPTLEEFKQQLRAFAGTDFGAHSPRWLSRFGDATRQAERYRTGRVLLAGDAAHIHPPTGGQGLNLGIQDAFNLGWKLAAEVNGWAPEGLLDSYHTERHPVAADVLDNTRAQMELLSLEPGPRSVRRLVSELMDFEEVNRYLIEKITAIGVRYDFGEGHELLGRRMRDVELKRGRLYALMHGGRGLLLDQTGRLSVAGWADRVDHVVDGSEELDVPAALLRPDGHVAWVGEDQQGLLSQLPRWFGAAVS